DNA from Mesorhizobium sp. B2-1-1:
TCACCATGGCGCCCATGTGACCAACAAGCGCTGCTTTCGTCCATGAAAGAATGGCTTGCATAAGTTTTTGAGTTATGCTTATATCCGTTCATGCAAAAGCTCAACCCCTTACGAGTCGAAAGCGCCCTCAGGCCAGCTTCACGCGAGCCGGCCAGCGCTCATTCCCTTTCGCCCCGGCTGTCCTCCTCCCCGGCCAGGGCGAAGCGTGAGGCTGATTGCCCCGATGCATCAGCCGCACGTCCGGTCCGCCCGTCACCGGCGGCCGGAACGGCCGGAGCCGCCGCTCCCCGCGGCTCCGGCCCCCAATTCAGCGCGGTGCGGATCCGCTCCCTGATCCGCACCGAGGACGGCACCGTGATCCTGCTCGACAGGCTGACGGGCAGGGCGGTTTTCGCACCCGACCGGGTGACGGCAGAGGCGCGGCTGGCGCGCCTCGCCGCGCTGGGCGGCCGGCCGGGCTGAGGCCGCCAATCCAACGGCCGACAGGCCGGATCCAACCCAACAATGCCCACCGCCTGCGGCGGGCCGACACCGATACTCGCCGGCGGCGTCGCGCGCTGCCGCGGCCGCGCAATGGACGGAGACCAGATATGGCACTTTACGGCGACAAGGAATTGCAGGCGATCGCCGGCTGGCTGACGGACGGACTTTCCGCCTCGCGCATCGCGGCTCGGTTCAGCGCGTCGCGAGGCAGCCCGGTGTCGCGCGACGCCATCATCGGCATCGTTCACCGTAACGCCATGCTGAGTTCGATCGGTTTTGCCAACAGCAAGCGCATCGCGGCAGCCGAGAGGGCGAATGACAAGGCCGCCGACCGCGCCGCCAAGGCCGGACGCAAGCGCGTGCCGAAGGGTGAAGGTGCGGAACGCCTCGCAGCACGCGAGGCCGGCGTGCTGATGGCGGACGGGCAAGCCTACCGCCTGGAGGTGCCGGTGCCGCAGCGAAGCCCGATCGGCCGCCAGCCGCATGGCGTGGCAATGCGCTTCGTCGACTGCCTGTTCGGCCGCTGCCGCGCTCCGCTCGACCTGGCGCTGGAGCAAAATCCGGAAAACGACGCGCCCGGCGGCCGGCCGGGCGTCCACATGCTGTGCTGCGGCATGCGCACAAGGGCGATGAAAAGCTACTGCACCTATCATCAGGCGCGCTTCCGCCGGCGTGTCTGCGAGGCGGGGTGAGCTTCCTCCCGTTCTGGAGAGGAGCTAACGGCAGGCGGGCGGCGCCGGGTGCAGGATTGGGAACGGCATGAATTCGGGAGGGAGATTGGGTCAGATGCAAGGTATCGAAGCGGTGGCACCGCCCCTCATTGCCCTGCCGGGCATTTCTCCCCGTAAAACGGGGAGAAAGAGACTAGCTGCAACGCTGGCTTTTCTTTTGCAGTGTTGGCGATCTG
Protein-coding regions in this window:
- a CDS encoding GcrA family cell cycle regulator: MALYGDKELQAIAGWLTDGLSASRIAARFSASRGSPVSRDAIIGIVHRNAMLSSIGFANSKRIAAAERANDKAADRAAKAGRKRVPKGEGAERLAAREAGVLMADGQAYRLEVPVPQRSPIGRQPHGVAMRFVDCLFGRCRAPLDLALEQNPENDAPGGRPGVHMLCCGMRTRAMKSYCTYHQARFRRRVCEAG